The following proteins are encoded in a genomic region of Nonomuraea muscovyensis:
- a CDS encoding alpha/beta hydrolase, protein MRHVLAVVTLSVSAVACAGTAKPDTDPKGTIPPISWGPCTDIKRPDGQPPVQQDPNVRCAKLAVPLDYAKPDAGTIQLALIKVAATDPARRIGSLVFNFGGPGGSGVDTLDQAAKAFTTLRTRYDLVSFDPRGVERSSGVRCGTGADMDRWVALNTLPANRRTREASKAANAEFARLCQRDSGRVLPYVGTVNAARDMERLRTALGDAKLNYLGMSYGTHLGAVYATMFPKNVGRMVLDAPLDPTVTFRERTLSQTRGFQDAYRSFLRSCVKDGCEIGKTVQAANTNVDRLMNRLVRKPLPVAGRQLTQGLASTGVAAALYSELSWPFLEKAVSQAIKGRGETLMYLADSYTGRNPDGTYSTQMSSFPAITCVDTAERPDESRLLGTWQAALRISPLFGSEGSGGLCSIWPAQGSNEAKRVNATGSAPIVVVGGKGDPATPYQWAPRLTSQLKTATLITYEGEGHGAYTSGSTCIRRAVDGYLLNDKVPGRNVSCPAA, encoded by the coding sequence ATGCGTCATGTCCTTGCCGTTGTCACGCTGAGCGTGTCCGCCGTGGCCTGCGCCGGCACGGCGAAGCCCGACACCGATCCCAAGGGCACCATCCCGCCCATCTCCTGGGGCCCCTGTACGGACATCAAGCGACCTGACGGCCAGCCGCCGGTCCAGCAGGACCCGAACGTCCGCTGCGCCAAGCTCGCCGTGCCGCTCGACTACGCCAAACCCGACGCCGGCACGATCCAGCTCGCACTGATCAAGGTCGCGGCCACGGACCCGGCCCGGCGGATCGGCTCGCTGGTGTTCAACTTCGGCGGCCCCGGCGGCTCGGGCGTCGACACGCTGGACCAGGCCGCCAAGGCGTTCACGACGCTGCGCACCCGCTACGACCTGGTCAGCTTCGACCCGCGCGGCGTGGAACGCAGCTCCGGCGTGCGCTGCGGCACCGGCGCCGACATGGACCGCTGGGTGGCGCTCAACACGCTGCCGGCCAACCGGCGCACGCGCGAGGCCAGCAAGGCGGCCAACGCGGAGTTCGCCCGGCTCTGCCAGCGTGACTCCGGCCGGGTGCTGCCGTACGTGGGGACCGTCAACGCGGCCCGCGACATGGAGCGGCTGCGGACCGCGCTCGGCGACGCGAAGCTCAACTACCTGGGCATGTCGTACGGCACGCACCTCGGAGCGGTCTACGCCACCATGTTCCCCAAGAACGTGGGCCGCATGGTGCTCGACGCCCCCCTCGACCCGACGGTCACCTTCCGGGAGCGCACCCTGTCCCAGACGCGCGGCTTCCAGGACGCCTACCGCAGCTTCCTGCGCTCGTGCGTCAAGGACGGCTGCGAGATCGGCAAGACCGTGCAGGCCGCCAACACCAACGTCGACCGCCTGATGAACCGCCTGGTCAGGAAGCCGCTGCCGGTCGCCGGCCGGCAGCTCACCCAGGGTCTGGCCTCCACCGGCGTCGCCGCCGCGCTCTACTCCGAGCTGTCCTGGCCGTTCCTGGAGAAGGCGGTCAGCCAGGCGATCAAGGGCCGGGGCGAGACGCTGATGTACCTGGCCGACTCCTACACCGGCCGCAACCCCGACGGCACCTACTCCACGCAGATGTCCAGCTTCCCGGCGATCACCTGCGTCGACACCGCCGAACGGCCCGACGAGAGCCGGCTGCTGGGCACGTGGCAGGCCGCGCTGCGGATCTCGCCGCTGTTCGGCAGCGAGGGCTCGGGCGGGCTGTGCAGCATCTGGCCGGCCCAGGGCAGCAACGAGGCCAAGCGGGTCAACGCCACCGGGTCCGCGCCGATCGTGGTCGTCGGCGGCAAGGGCGACCCCGCCACGCCGTACCAGTGGGCGCCCAGGCTGACCAGTCAGCTCAAGACCGCCACGCTCATCACCTACGAGGGCGAGGGGCACGGCGCCTACACCTCGGGCAGCACCTGCATCCGGCGGGCCGTCGACGGCTACCTGCTCAACGACAAGGTGCCCGGCCGCAACGTGAGCTGCCCGGCGGCCTGA
- a CDS encoding VOC family protein yields the protein MDNTVTWFEVATADPGSAERFYGGLFGWTFARDEGPLDYRLIGYPAGGQPAGGLFNTRGEFPDHAVFHVQVADVEETCRQTEELGGKVVTKVIDDGAGTDFAYLRDTSGSLFGVFRRRS from the coding sequence ATGGACAACACGGTGACCTGGTTCGAGGTGGCGACGGCTGACCCCGGGAGCGCCGAGCGCTTCTACGGGGGTCTGTTCGGCTGGACGTTCGCCCGTGACGAGGGCCCGCTCGACTACCGGCTGATCGGCTATCCGGCGGGCGGTCAGCCGGCGGGTGGCCTGTTCAACACCCGGGGCGAGTTCCCCGACCACGCGGTCTTCCACGTGCAGGTGGCCGACGTCGAGGAGACGTGCCGCCAGACGGAGGAGCTCGGCGGCAAGGTCGTCACGAAGGTCATCGACGACGGCGCGGGCACCGACTTCGCCTACCTGCGCGACACGTCGGGCAGCCTCTTCGGGGTCTTCCGCCGGAGGTCCTGA
- a CDS encoding helix-turn-helix transcriptional regulator — MNRTDRLYALVEDLRAISPRCRSARELAGRFEVSVRTIERDIAALQESGVPIYAEPGRRGGYAIDKTMSLPPLNFTPAEAVAIAVALSRAGDQPFGRQARSALRKVVAAMPGPEGELARELARRVQLIAEPGGAERPLGAEGVSRAIEEALLRRRVLRLDYADAKGALTSREVEPGVFLGGRGGFWYLVAWCRLRDDVRVFRLDRIAAAVVTGERCPDRPVERFATDVPEMIVHGAVLD; from the coding sequence GTGAACCGTACCGACCGGCTGTACGCGCTCGTCGAGGACCTGCGCGCGATCTCCCCCCGCTGCCGCTCCGCGCGCGAGCTCGCCGGGCGGTTCGAGGTGAGCGTCCGCACCATCGAGCGCGACATCGCCGCGCTGCAGGAGTCGGGGGTGCCGATCTACGCCGAGCCGGGACGCAGGGGCGGCTACGCCATCGACAAGACGATGTCGCTCCCGCCGCTCAACTTCACACCGGCGGAGGCGGTGGCCATCGCCGTGGCGCTCAGCCGGGCGGGCGACCAGCCGTTCGGCAGGCAGGCGCGCAGCGCGTTACGCAAGGTGGTGGCCGCGATGCCGGGCCCGGAGGGCGAGCTGGCCAGGGAGCTGGCGCGCCGGGTCCAGCTGATCGCCGAGCCGGGCGGCGCGGAGCGGCCGCTGGGCGCCGAGGGGGTCTCGCGCGCGATCGAGGAGGCGTTGCTGCGCCGCAGGGTGCTCAGGCTCGACTACGCCGACGCCAAGGGGGCGCTGACCTCGCGGGAGGTGGAGCCGGGGGTCTTCCTGGGCGGGCGGGGCGGCTTCTGGTATCTCGTGGCCTGGTGCCGCCTGCGCGACGACGTGCGCGTCTTCCGGCTCGACCGCATCGCCGCCGCCGTGGTCACCGGGGAGCGCTGTCCCGACCGGCCGGTGGAGCGGTTCGCCACGGACGTGCCGGAGATGATCGTGCACGGAGCCGTCCTCGACTGA
- a CDS encoding DUF350 domain-containing protein, whose translation MTLLETLLRGSGAIAAYAAVGMILMIIGFYVIDLATPGKLSAIIRSERNPNATLLATSALAAVGLIVAASIWSSGGRLAEGLAGTAVFGLVGIVVQTVAMLAFDKVVGISVRELVKEPELQPGARLLAVTHLAIGLITAVAVI comes from the coding sequence ATGACCCTGCTGGAAACCCTGCTCCGCGGCTCGGGCGCCATCGCCGCGTACGCCGCCGTCGGCATGATCCTGATGATCATCGGCTTCTACGTGATCGACCTGGCCACGCCGGGCAAGCTCAGCGCGATCATCCGCAGCGAGCGCAACCCCAACGCCACGCTGCTGGCCACCTCGGCGCTGGCCGCCGTGGGGCTCATCGTGGCGGCGTCCATCTGGTCGTCGGGCGGCAGGCTCGCCGAGGGGCTCGCGGGCACCGCGGTGTTCGGCCTGGTCGGCATCGTCGTGCAGACGGTCGCGATGCTCGCCTTCGACAAGGTGGTCGGCATCTCGGTGCGCGAGCTGGTCAAGGAGCCGGAGCTGCAGCCGGGCGCGCGGCTGCTCGCCGTCACCCACCTGGCGATCGGCCTGATCACCGCCGTCGCCGTCATCTGA
- a CDS encoding maleylpyruvate isomerase family mycothiol-dependent enzyme gives MTADSALDRYRDRVRDEADRLVELAAGADPGTPVPSCPGWTMADLITHVGTTHRWVIHILEHRVQERIWSREVPNGLAEGQSGDGAWLADGAGRLLATLRSTDPDLPVWTWGSGRSAAWWARRMAYELLIHRIDAELALGVESDVPWAVALDAIDELLGNLPHARWVTRHLAELDAAGATLHFHATDTHPHDRPAGDGPPTGNGPPTGDRPPALDRPPARDRPPVEGGPAEDEPPADGRSPAGSEPPAEGEWTLTQGPAGALTCERGHAKADVAVRGPARDLLLMLYGRRFAATLTVHGDHAFLDRWLDKAAI, from the coding sequence GTGACCGCCGACAGCGCGCTCGACCGTTACCGGGATCGTGTCCGCGACGAGGCCGACCGCCTCGTCGAGCTGGCCGCCGGCGCCGATCCCGGCACGCCGGTGCCCTCCTGCCCCGGCTGGACGATGGCCGACCTGATCACCCACGTCGGCACCACGCACCGGTGGGTGATCCACATCCTCGAACACCGGGTCCAGGAACGGATCTGGTCGCGCGAGGTGCCCAACGGGCTCGCCGAGGGCCAAAGTGGCGATGGCGCCTGGCTGGCGGACGGCGCCGGCAGGCTGCTGGCCACGCTCCGCTCGACCGACCCCGATCTGCCGGTGTGGACGTGGGGCTCGGGCCGCTCGGCCGCGTGGTGGGCGCGGCGGATGGCCTACGAGCTGCTGATCCACCGCATCGACGCCGAGCTCGCCCTCGGCGTCGAGTCGGACGTCCCCTGGGCCGTGGCCCTCGACGCGATCGACGAGCTGCTCGGCAACCTGCCGCACGCCCGCTGGGTCACCCGACACCTCGCGGAGCTGGACGCGGCGGGCGCCACCCTCCACTTCCACGCGACGGACACCCACCCGCACGACCGGCCCGCCGGGGACGGACCACCCACCGGGAACGGGCCACCCACCGGGGACAGGCCACCCGCCCTGGACAGGCCACCCGCCCGGGACAGGCCACCGGTTGAAGGCGGGCCCGCTGAGGACGAGCCACCCGCTGACGGCAGGTCACCGGCTGGGAGCGAGCCGCCCGCCGAGGGCGAGTGGACCCTCACCCAGGGCCCCGCCGGGGCGCTCACCTGCGAACGCGGACACGCCAAGGCCGACGTCGCGGTCCGCGGCCCGGCCAGGGACCTGCTGCTGATGCTGTACGGCAGGCGTTTCGCCGCCACCCTCACCGTCCACGGCGACCACGCCTTCCTGGACCGCTGGCTGGACAAGGCCGCCATCTGA
- a CDS encoding PHP domain-containing protein encodes MTPVEALREIAFLLERAGEPTYRVRAFRRAAAVVDELPPGELERLAGSGGLAGLPGIGKVTALVITEALAGQAPTYLRRLRDTAGADLGEEAAALRRALRGDLHSHSDWSDGGSPIEEMAETARALGHEYWALTDHSPRLTVARGLPPDRLRRQLDEVARLNERFAPFRILTGIEVDINPDGTLDQEPALLRRLDVVVASVHSKLRMERGEMTRRMVTAIADPDVDVLGHCTGRVVRGDGRRGGRRPESEFDAELVFEACRRFGVAVEVNSRPDRLDPPKRLLRLACEMGCHFAIDSDAHAPGQLDWQRFGCERAALCGVPAERVVNTWPLAGLLAWTGRR; translated from the coding sequence ATGACACCGGTCGAGGCGCTGCGTGAGATCGCGTTCCTGCTGGAACGCGCGGGGGAGCCGACCTACCGGGTGCGCGCCTTCCGCCGCGCCGCCGCCGTGGTGGACGAGCTGCCCCCCGGCGAGCTGGAGCGACTCGCCGGCTCGGGCGGGCTGGCCGGTCTGCCCGGCATCGGCAAGGTCACCGCCCTGGTGATCACCGAGGCGCTCGCCGGGCAGGCGCCCACCTACCTGCGCCGGCTGCGCGACACCGCGGGCGCCGACCTGGGCGAGGAGGCGGCGGCGCTGCGCCGGGCGCTGCGCGGTGACCTGCACAGCCACTCCGACTGGTCGGACGGCGGCTCCCCGATCGAGGAGATGGCCGAGACCGCCCGGGCGCTCGGCCACGAGTACTGGGCGCTGACCGACCACTCGCCGCGCCTCACCGTCGCCCGCGGCCTGCCGCCCGACCGGCTGCGCCGCCAGCTCGACGAGGTGGCCCGGCTCAACGAGCGGTTCGCCCCGTTCCGGATCCTGACCGGCATCGAGGTCGACATCAACCCCGACGGCACGCTCGACCAGGAACCCGCGCTGCTGCGACGGCTCGACGTCGTCGTGGCGAGCGTCCACTCCAAGCTGCGCATGGAGCGCGGCGAGATGACCCGCCGCATGGTGACCGCGATCGCCGACCCCGACGTCGACGTGCTCGGCCACTGCACCGGGCGCGTGGTACGCGGCGACGGCAGGCGGGGCGGCCGCCGTCCGGAGTCGGAGTTCGACGCCGAGCTGGTCTTCGAGGCGTGCCGCCGCTTCGGCGTGGCCGTCGAGGTCAACTCCCGGCCGGACCGGCTCGACCCGCCCAAGCGGCTGCTGCGGCTGGCCTGCGAGATGGGGTGCCACTTCGCGATCGACTCCGACGCTCACGCGCCCGGTCAGCTCGACTGGCAGCGGTTCGGTTGCGAACGGGCGGCGCTGTGCGGCGTCCCGGCGGAGCGCGTCGTCAACACCTGGCCGCTCGCCGGCCTGCTCGCCTGGACCGGCCGCCGCTGA
- a CDS encoding beta-ketoacyl-ACP synthase III, whose protein sequence is MRIPDVAAGAKVLGFGHYQPATIVTNDDLAKTMDTNDEWIQSRVGIKERRVAPEGETVEDMAVQAGGKALAASGLAASDIDLVIVATCTLESQIPNAAAVVAHRLGIESPGAFDVNAACAGFCYALATASAAVRGGTARNVLVIGSEKLSQWIDWTDRATAVIFADGAGAAVVAPSDTPGIGPVVWGSAGDRSDAIIINDRDSFLHQEGQTVFRWATTALHPVAKEACERAGVDPSELAAFVPHQANLRIIEAIARKLGADNAVIARDIVTAGNTSAASIPLALSRMLERGEVRSGDLVLALGFGAGLTYAGQVIEIP, encoded by the coding sequence GTGAGGATTCCCGACGTCGCCGCCGGCGCGAAGGTGCTGGGCTTCGGCCACTACCAGCCGGCCACCATCGTCACCAACGACGACCTGGCCAAGACCATGGACACCAACGACGAGTGGATCCAGTCGCGGGTCGGCATCAAGGAGCGCAGGGTCGCCCCCGAAGGCGAGACGGTCGAGGACATGGCCGTGCAGGCCGGCGGCAAGGCGCTGGCCGCCAGCGGGCTGGCGGCCAGCGACATCGACCTGGTGATCGTGGCCACCTGCACGCTGGAGAGCCAGATCCCCAACGCCGCCGCCGTCGTCGCGCACCGCCTCGGCATCGAGTCCCCCGGCGCGTTCGACGTGAACGCCGCCTGCGCCGGGTTCTGCTACGCGCTCGCCACCGCCAGCGCCGCCGTCCGCGGCGGAACCGCGCGCAACGTGCTCGTCATCGGGTCCGAGAAGCTGTCGCAGTGGATCGACTGGACCGACAGGGCGACCGCCGTGATCTTCGCCGACGGCGCGGGCGCCGCCGTGGTCGCCCCGTCCGACACGCCCGGGATCGGTCCGGTCGTGTGGGGCAGCGCGGGCGACAGGTCCGACGCGATCATCATCAACGACCGCGACAGCTTCCTCCACCAGGAGGGCCAGACCGTCTTCCGCTGGGCCACCACCGCGCTGCACCCGGTGGCCAAGGAGGCCTGCGAGCGCGCCGGCGTCGACCCGTCGGAGCTGGCCGCGTTCGTCCCCCACCAGGCCAACCTGCGCATCATCGAAGCCATCGCGCGCAAGCTCGGCGCCGACAACGCCGTCATCGCGCGTGACATCGTCACCGCCGGCAACACCTCCGCCGCGTCCATCCCGCTCGCGCTGTCGCGCATGCTGGAGCGTGGCGAGGTCCGCTCGGGCGACCTCGTGCTCGCTCTAGGCTTCGGCGCCGGCCTGACCTACGCGGGCCAAGTGATCGAGATTCCGTAG
- a CDS encoding PucR family transcriptional regulator has translation MGSLGTAAMARMDEQLPWFRALSAEDRSWVGLVAQAGIAAFVEWFQHAGEDRPTPSIEFFGTAPRELKRSISLQQTVDIVRIVVEVVEAQTDELAAPGGEDQLQQAMLRYTRDVAFAAAQVYAREAEARGSWDSRLEALIVDALVRGEVDDGLHSWAAALGWTSAPVVVIAGHAPDDDPRAVIDGLREKGRRIGMDLLAGVQADRLIVIVGGADSVQHAARQVVARFGPGPIVIGPEVPDLHAAARSARAALAGLKASAGWPDAPRPVHADDLLAERALDGDEDAREQLVENVYLPLAGTPLLDTLATYLEQGTSLEATARLLFVHPNTVRYRLKKITELTGYQPTEGRSAFTLQVGLILGRLTESAVMWRALT, from the coding sequence ATGGGCTCGCTCGGCACGGCGGCGATGGCGCGCATGGACGAGCAGCTGCCGTGGTTCCGCGCGCTCAGCGCCGAGGACCGCTCGTGGGTGGGCCTGGTGGCCCAGGCGGGCATCGCGGCCTTCGTCGAGTGGTTCCAGCACGCGGGCGAGGACCGTCCGACGCCCAGCATCGAGTTCTTCGGCACCGCGCCGCGCGAGCTGAAGCGGTCGATCTCGCTCCAGCAGACCGTGGACATCGTCCGGATCGTGGTCGAGGTGGTCGAGGCGCAGACCGACGAACTGGCCGCGCCGGGCGGCGAGGACCAGCTCCAGCAGGCCATGCTGCGCTACACCCGCGACGTGGCCTTCGCCGCCGCGCAGGTCTACGCGCGCGAGGCCGAGGCGCGCGGTTCCTGGGACTCCCGGCTGGAGGCCCTCATCGTCGACGCGCTGGTGCGGGGCGAGGTGGACGACGGCCTCCACTCCTGGGCCGCGGCGCTCGGCTGGACCTCCGCCCCCGTGGTCGTGATCGCCGGCCACGCCCCCGACGACGACCCGCGGGCCGTGATCGACGGGCTGCGGGAGAAGGGCCGCCGCATCGGCATGGACCTGCTCGCCGGGGTGCAGGCCGACCGGCTGATCGTCATCGTCGGCGGCGCCGACAGCGTCCAGCACGCGGCCAGGCAGGTCGTGGCCCGCTTCGGTCCCGGCCCCATCGTCATCGGCCCCGAGGTGCCCGACCTGCACGCCGCCGCGCGCTCCGCCAGGGCCGCCCTGGCCGGGCTGAAGGCGTCGGCCGGCTGGCCCGACGCGCCGCGTCCCGTGCACGCCGACGACCTGCTCGCCGAGCGCGCGCTGGACGGCGACGAGGACGCCAGGGAGCAGCTCGTCGAGAACGTCTACCTGCCGCTGGCCGGCACCCCGCTGCTCGACACGCTGGCCACCTACCTGGAGCAGGGCACCTCTCTGGAGGCCACGGCCCGCCTGCTGTTCGTGCATCCCAACACGGTCCGCTACCGCCTCAAGAAGATCACCGAGCTGACCGGCTACCAGCCGACCGAGGGCCGTTCCGCCTTCACCCTGCAGGTAGGGCTCATCCTCGGCAGGCTCACGGAGTCCGCCGTGATGTGGCGGGCGCTAACGTAA
- a CDS encoding acyl carrier protein yields MAATEQEILAGLGKIINEITGIPAGEVTPDKSFVDDLDIDSLSMVEIAVAAQDEFGVEIPDDQLKNLKTVQDVLNFIKN; encoded by the coding sequence ATGGCTGCCACCGAGCAGGAGATCCTCGCGGGCCTCGGCAAGATCATCAACGAGATCACCGGCATCCCGGCCGGCGAGGTCACCCCGGACAAGAGCTTCGTGGACGACCTCGACATCGACTCGCTGTCCATGGTCGAGATCGCCGTGGCCGCCCAGGACGAGTTCGGCGTCGAGATCCCCGACGACCAGCTCAAGAACCTGAAGACGGTCCAGGACGTGCTCAACTTCATCAAGAACTAG
- a CDS encoding ACP S-malonyltransferase, which produces MLAIVAPGQGAQTPGFLTPWLEVPGFADRLAAWSDVAGLDLIAYGTTAGADEIRDTAVAQPLLVAAALASAEALGVTPGLLAGHSVGEFAAAALSGALTAEQALALVRERAQAMAKAAAVTETGMTAVLGGVEADVLAAVERHGLTPANINGAGQIVAGGTLEQLAAFKDDAPARARLIPLSVAGAFHTAHMAPAVAHLREAAASVTPADPAVRLLSNADGQTVTDGADLVERLVGQVSSPVRWDLCMTAMAELGVTAIIELLPGGTLTGLAKRGLRGVPTVALKTPDDLDAARELIK; this is translated from the coding sequence GTGCTAGCAATCGTCGCGCCGGGCCAAGGCGCCCAGACTCCAGGTTTCCTGACGCCCTGGCTCGAAGTGCCCGGTTTCGCCGACCGGCTCGCCGCCTGGTCCGACGTCGCCGGCCTCGACCTGATCGCCTACGGCACCACCGCGGGCGCCGACGAGATCCGTGACACCGCCGTGGCCCAGCCGCTGCTGGTGGCCGCCGCGCTCGCCTCGGCCGAGGCGCTTGGCGTCACGCCCGGCCTGCTGGCCGGACACAGCGTGGGCGAGTTCGCCGCCGCCGCGCTGTCCGGGGCGCTGACCGCCGAGCAGGCGCTGGCCCTGGTCCGCGAGCGCGCCCAGGCCATGGCCAAGGCCGCCGCCGTCACCGAGACCGGCATGACCGCGGTGCTGGGCGGCGTCGAGGCCGACGTGCTGGCCGCCGTCGAGCGACACGGCCTGACCCCCGCCAACATCAACGGCGCCGGCCAGATCGTCGCCGGCGGCACCCTGGAGCAGCTCGCCGCGTTCAAGGACGACGCCCCGGCGCGCGCCCGCCTCATCCCGCTGTCCGTCGCGGGCGCCTTCCACACGGCGCACATGGCGCCGGCCGTGGCCCACCTGCGCGAGGCCGCCGCCTCCGTCACCCCCGCCGACCCCGCGGTCAGGCTGCTGTCCAACGCCGACGGCCAGACCGTGACCGACGGCGCCGACCTCGTCGAGCGGCTGGTCGGGCAGGTCAGCAGCCCCGTCCGGTGGGATCTGTGCATGACCGCCATGGCCGAGCTGGGCGTGACCGCGATCATCGAGCTGCTGCCCGGCGGCACCTTGACCGGCCTGGCCAAGCGAGGGCTGCGGGGCGTGCCCACCGTCGCCCTGAAGACCCCCGACGACCTCGACGCTGCCAGGGAGCTGATCAAGTGA
- a CDS encoding glutathionylspermidine synthase family protein encodes MRREHRAPRPGWEKIIESQGLAYHRAAHPEGLNRPYWDESVHYVFSMDEVEALEAQVEELHEMCLQAAGHVVEAGRFAEFAIPEWAAEDVARSWERRDPHLYGRFDLRYDGTGPAKLLEYNADTPTSLLESSVVQWFWLKDTHPDDDQWNSVHERLIDRWSAMTLPPGPTHFAWTNMDETGEEAMTLAYLQETADQAGLHTVAVAMEDIGWDSLNRRFVDMEERMIRSVFKLYPWEWMLADPFGRHAVRHGTWIEPLWKALLSNKALLAILWELYPGHPSLLPAYLDGPRELTSYIVKPLLGREGASMRVVTPGGGQETPGSYGQEGFVHQAFDALPDFDGQRPVLGAWMVADESAGLGIRETSGLITDDTSSFVPHRIERP; translated from the coding sequence GTGCGGCGTGAGCACAGGGCGCCCAGGCCCGGCTGGGAAAAGATCATAGAGAGTCAGGGGCTGGCCTACCATCGGGCCGCCCATCCCGAGGGGCTGAACCGCCCCTACTGGGACGAGTCCGTCCACTACGTGTTCTCCATGGACGAGGTGGAGGCGCTGGAGGCGCAGGTCGAGGAGCTGCACGAGATGTGCCTGCAGGCCGCGGGCCACGTCGTGGAGGCCGGCCGCTTCGCCGAGTTCGCCATCCCCGAGTGGGCGGCCGAGGACGTCGCGCGGTCCTGGGAGCGCCGCGACCCCCACCTGTACGGCCGTTTCGACCTGCGCTACGACGGCACGGGCCCGGCCAAGCTGCTGGAGTACAACGCCGACACCCCGACCTCGTTGCTGGAGTCGTCGGTGGTCCAGTGGTTCTGGCTGAAGGACACCCACCCCGACGACGACCAGTGGAACTCCGTGCACGAGCGGCTCATCGACCGCTGGTCGGCGATGACGCTGCCGCCGGGTCCCACCCACTTCGCCTGGACCAACATGGACGAGACGGGCGAGGAGGCGATGACGCTGGCCTACCTGCAGGAGACCGCCGACCAGGCGGGGCTGCACACGGTCGCCGTCGCCATGGAGGACATCGGCTGGGACTCGCTCAACCGTCGCTTCGTCGACATGGAGGAGCGGATGATCCGGTCGGTGTTCAAGCTCTACCCGTGGGAGTGGATGCTGGCCGACCCGTTCGGGCGGCACGCCGTGCGCCACGGCACCTGGATCGAGCCGCTGTGGAAGGCGCTGCTGTCCAACAAGGCGCTGCTGGCCATCCTGTGGGAGCTGTATCCCGGGCATCCGAGCCTGCTGCCCGCCTACCTCGACGGGCCGCGCGAGCTGACCTCGTACATCGTCAAGCCGCTGCTCGGCCGGGAGGGCGCCTCGATGCGCGTCGTCACCCCGGGCGGCGGGCAGGAGACGCCCGGCTCCTACGGTCAGGAGGGGTTCGTCCACCAGGCGTTCGACGCGCTGCCCGACTTCGACGGCCAGCGTCCCGTGCTCGGCGCCTGGATGGTCGCCGACGAGTCGGCCGGACTGGGCATCAGAGAGACCTCCGGACTCATCACCGACGACACATCGTCCTTCGTACCTCACCGAATCGAGCGACCATGA